DNA sequence from the Liolophura sinensis isolate JHLJ2023 chromosome 1, CUHK_Ljap_v2, whole genome shotgun sequence genome:
ACCGTTTAAAGTTTgtacaactatcacactgtcatcattgccctggttttactctcttattttttcttttttattgaaaaaaagaGAGTTGGAGAGTACTGTCTAAACcattacataaaataacattctCCACTTAACGATGTTTCAAGTCGGCTGGTAATCCTCAAAATACTTCGAATATGTTATTGTATGAACAGGTGGATCTGAACAGGTgctgtaatatttataacatgCATAGCTATTGGGGCCTTCCATCACGGTGGCTACATGAAACCTGAGCCGTCGAATCCCACgtgtcttccaacaatatggtgtgcatatctgtacgtcacatgtgggaaagtttgtcagtacccagccaaatgtcggtggtttactccaggcacttcAGGTTTGTCCACACATAAAGCtcaccgccattgtataagtgaagatGCTGGATCATGGccttaaataacaatcaaataaataaacatataaataaatatatatagagcTCATTTTATCCAATGTATAAGCATTTGTAGCAGGAAGACTGAGTTCGTTTTCTGACATCTAATGAagaacatactcatatctttacttgtCCAAAagggctggtaaagaaatgtaatattctactttcaacactactaatatctgcctcaaaaatgagaagaaatagggtattgGTGACGGATTATTGGAAGGTCCGTTATTGGATATTGAAAGAAACCGtccatgaataaaaaaaacctttattGTCTTGCCTTTATAGGAACCGGTTGTATTTGTATCTGTTTCAACcttatttttaatgaaaagaCAATAGATGGTTGTTAATATGTTTAGTGTCTCTTATGTCGTGGCAATGTCAGTAACTGAGTGACGGTGGAATGGGAAGTTGGCAAGGCAATGCTACGGTTTATGTCGGACGATCTAACGAGACATAAAACTGGCGAATGAGAGTAACAGGGGATATTAAATAAtcttatattattttattaatattaaataattacTGACAACGGCTATAGCAGCTTCCCTTGCCCTACCCCACCCCACAATCGTCTCCTTCAACGTATGCGGTTACATTACAGTATTACATTTCTGGGAATATGCTCACCTTTCTTTCGTGTGGTAGGttgtgtgtgtctgtataagtgggtatgtatatatctaaTATTTGAGGTAGGACGAACGTCTGTCAAATTTAGTGACATGTTCTTAATATTTTCTGCCTGGAGACGTTTTTCGTAAACACAAGGGAAAGACTTACACAGACTTTCTTGGAAGTCATTTCCACCGTGTGATATTCATCATAAAACTCCATCAAGTACTGATCTAATGTCAGCTATGTTTGGTAGAGGAAAGGCTtctctggtttactctccatgctgtagtatTATGTATCGTACATTAAACTGAAGCCCCAAAATCCCAGTCACTCATCATCTATACACTAAACTGAAGCCCCAAAATCCCAGTCACTCATCATCTATACATTAAACTGAAGCCCCAAAATCCCAGTCACTCATCATCTATACACTAAGCTGAAGCCCCAAAATCCCAGTCACTCATCATCTATACACTAAGCTGAAGCCCCAAAATCCCAGTCACTCATCATCTATACACTAAGCTGAAGCCCCAAAATCCCAGTCACTCATCATCTATACATTAAACTGAAGCCCCAGTtgatttttttggaaaataaatctaatacaAGGGACTACAGTATGAAGTATAAACCTAGAGCGTCGAGAACAttgtgatagtttgcaaatggtccGTTGAAATTACATTGTCAGATTACCTCggtatttcattttaattgttcatgtaaatttgtCATCTCCTAACCTCATGTGTGAAGAAGAATAGAGTCTAAAATGTAGCAATGTTGATAGCCATTTATTAAACGTCATAGGTCTAAAATAACTTCAGATGTTAtgttttgttgtcatcacatttaataggCATcttcatgaaaacaatgaatatgTCTAAGGACGAGGCATCAGGCATGCTGGATTAATGTTTTTTACTAGACAAATTTGTATGGCAGCATGTCGTCCGTGGCATGCTTctactgtacatacacacatattctatgGATTTCACACGAGGGGTGGTTCAAACCCGGCACTGGTCTGGAAAATGGAAGCGTAATTTACGGGCGGGCATGGCGGGGGTCTTGTTAACTGTATCCTGTGGACGACAATACTGTATCTatgagtcgaaacagacattcgtacaccagccctcaaccaagatggacgatCCTTGACAATAactgcaaggccaattcccaaaatgaataaatgcaaactatcaaagaactaagaaactaTATaatgtacgaaaataggacagaatcgtgcaaagagaagtagtcaagagttttgaatgatgtttgaaagacgcaaggtatgttctgggcGACTTGAGTGAATTTGTGCACAATACTAggatataagttgtcgataataatatatctcagttgcgctttgattttaactgttcatatatccaacgtggtgatctaattcgCCACGAGGAATATACAGCCCCCTACGGCCCCggtttaagcggaattagacacagtcatgaaccagagtgtcagagattctggacgctctgaccatatttacttaaaagagaattatactcattggaATTGGAGTTGCGGCGTTTGacggaataaccttgacacataagtatttgcagtaataacttgagacgtagatgtatgtatgtatttatttatttatttatttatttatttatttatattatttatttatttatttatttatttgactggcatttatttatttatttgactggcattttgcgatcagtattatggtgggagaaaaccggatagagcccgtGAGGAACGACTATCTGCTTGGTTGATTGCCATATTGTTTAGTGAATTCCGTATTGCACCATATATACTGTATCATACTTTCTACCCAACTTGTTATAAACAATATAGCATTTTAAAAttcctgttacatgtatagtatagATTAGACCCCCTTAGAGGCCAGTGACAGGGGGAATTCTTCCGTAAATTCATAAAGCATTAAAGTTTATATTTcagtaaatgacaacaaaataagCCACTTACTCACACGTGCATGATACAATTCTTCTCTTAGAAAGTGGTTTGTTTACCACGGTATGTAAACCACCCGGCCAGATGAGCATAGAGTGAAAGGGACAACGGTAACGGGGCAATCTGTCTCTGGGAACTGACTGGAGACATCACGCTGTATGTACCCGCGTACCTGTACTGTATACGCTATGCACCGACAGTCCCGACCCCTCGCGATTACTACACAAATATACCTATCACTTTGTCCGATTAATCAGACCCACAGACAGAGCGCTAGCCCGACCGGTGCGTCAATACAGCTATTTGTCGCCCTTCCCTCATATATCGCCcaataacaataaatatacatacatctggtGTATACGCGCGTGGTGTGAAAACGCAGCCTTTGTACGGCCGTGTGACTGGAGATGTCAAACACGGCTCCCGGAGCGACATACGGCTATACCAGCAGGACCTGGACACGCCTTTATACGGTAACCAGTACTTACATCGATATCTGGCCTTCTAAGCCCAATGGTGGACACCTATTTGACAGTTATAAGGCCACTTAGCAGAAAATCGGTTCTTTTCCCACTACAAACGGGGTTCTAAACGCCGACATAATGTGTGAAATCATTGAAaatggacaggatgttagaTAGCCGTGCCGGCTTACAAAGGGTTGAATTAGACCGATGACTGGCTGTTGTCGAACTATTGTAACCATTCACGTGTGACAGGCCCAGGGTAATCCGCTACCTGTGTGCCAGAGACGGTTTCATCAACCGTACCCTAAACGAACCTCCGCTATCTGCTCCACATCCAGATCTTGCCAATTTCTCCGAATATGATATTGGACACTGGTTTACCCCATATTCTTCCCCAACAACCCTCGGCTGACGTTGGTCACATTTAGCTTACGTTGTCCGAGTAGCTTTCTGAACACAGAAAACCGTGTAGTGGTTATTGCCGTAGTATAACAACAACATTATTTCACGTTTATGTCCAGGTTTGACGCAGCGACGCGAAATTCTTAGAGCCGAGCTGTGACACTTGAGGATAGAAAAGGCTAATGGAGTCGCCTCCTGCATTGCCAGGCCACTCCACTTTATACAACATAACTTGTATTACACTATATATGTGAGGAGTGGTTTCGGGTGCAGATTACAGATGCTTTACTCTCCCATATTTACTTTGTACACGTTTTTATTTTGCCGACTCTGTGAATCGGTTATCAGTTGCCCTGCTGGGTTCCATTGAGTCGGATACTGTAACACCAATCGGTTCACCAGATCAGGGGGTGAGAAAAACTTTAAAGAATGCGATTCATGAAATCCGATTTTAATTGGGTATGGTCGTTGCCTAGGCATAGGTTTGAAAGGTGAAGACGGGGGCGGGGCCTGTTCTCCAACTTGTGCATATGTAAGAGGCTGTGTGGAGCTGTGGGCCTGTGTACAGGCTGACTGACGGGCTCCTTCTGACTGCCAATCACTCTTCCTCAAGCACTGCTGGCTGAGAAGAACGGAAAATTGATAGATCTGAGTCGGTTGCTTACCATTTCTCTCTGACTCCCCTGGAAAACGTCTCGCTCAGGTTGGTCTTACCGCTAAGTTAAGAAGGCAGTGGTTTCTCTTATCCCGCCGCCGGTCAGGGAACATGTGTATGTGAGAAGAGGACAGCCGAAGTATGGTACTGGTTGTCCACTGGCAATGAGGCCTCCCTTGTCACCAATCTTCGCTGGCAGCCGAGTTCCAGGGTCAGTGTCTTTGTTACAGACTTGGTTAGACTCACCCTTACTACGTCTCAGGCGGACCTGTCCTTTCTTACAGGATTTTCCCTACATTTGTAAAGATATCTtacaatttgttaaattttaatatttacatggaATTCCAAGCGCTGTTGCAAGTAGATATTTGTTAGATATTCATGTGGTGACATTAGATTATGTAACCAATTTGTATTTTCGACAATTCCACCGTGTAACATGTGTGGATCTAATTCGtgaaaattgttctgttgtcatTTCAGACCACCGTTGTTTCTGATTGGGTACAACTGGCCTCAACCACGGCTGGCTTAAACACCGGAAACTTCTTCTTTCTAATGGTGAAATATCCTGTGCTTTATCAACACTACCATAGTCTTGTGATGTTTAATAAGCATTAAGGGGGACAGAAAGGGCTTACAGAGCTGTGTATAACAGACAGTACCTATGTGTGGGTAGCCGACCCCTGTCAGACGTAGCGCGGGGTGTGAAAAGAGCTCAGTAACCCATACCCAGCGGGAAGGGATTGTTCACGGGATGTGCTAATGTTCTCCTCCATCAGGCCCTCCTCTACTCCCCTTACCTGGCTTTGTCATACCGTAATTTGTGTCTCGTTTTTTCTATTGGAGTTAACCGGCCCACATCGGGAGAAGTAAACAGGCAGTTCTAGGGCTGTATTCAAGTCTACATCGTAGCGTCAGGCCGTCCAGGAATACTTTGCGGTTATTATATCAAAGGAGAAGCTTAATTAATTCCAGGCTTTTAACACCGCCGTAgttcattatatatacatacatatatgtcagtTTCTCCGCAATCTTGGGTGTTCTAACCAACATGGCGAACGTGGGCCAGGGCAGAAATTGTACTAGCGGAGGCCCATCCTGTCAGAAGACTGTGATGTGGTTAGTACTGTGTTTATGGCTGCTCTCTCTCTGCAATGTGTCAGATGGTCAGTACCTGGGCATGTTTGAAGCCCAGAGGGCCCCACCTGACCCATGTTATGACGAGAGCGCTGACCCCCGGACATGCGTTCCGGACTTCGTGAACGCGGCTTTTGGCAAAGCCGTTACGGCATCCAGCACGTGTGGTTCTCCGCCAAATGGCTACTGTAAGTCCACCACGGACAAAGATGGTAAAGTTATCCgtaactgttatatatgtgatgCGAATCACCCGAAGCGACGACACCCCTCGTCCTACCTCACCGATCTGAACAATCCAAATAACTTAACCTGTTGGATGTCCGAGCCATTCGTCCAGTACCCTCAAAATGTTACCCTCACCCTGAGTCTAGGCAAGAAATACGAGCTGACGTATATCAGTTTACAATTCTGTTCGGCCAGACCAGATTCCATGGCAATTTTTAAAAGCGTGGACTACGGTAAATCCTGGGTGCCGTTTCAGTATTATTCCAGCGAATGTAAGAAAATGTACAGTAAGAACCCCCGGGCTGTGGTGACCAAAGTTAACGAACAGGAAGCTCTATGTACGGACGCTTACAGTAACATTGACCCTCTTAGCGGGGCCAGGGTGGCCTTCAGCACCCTCGAGGGACGGCCATCGGCCTACGACTTTGAGAATAGTCCGGTCCTTCAGGACTGGGTAACGGCCACTGACATCATGATTGTTTTCAACAAACTAAACACATACGGGGATGAAGAGGTGGATGACGAAGGGGCCCGGGAAAGTTACTACTACTCCCTGTCCGACTTCGCTGTCGGTGGCAGATGTAAGTGCAATGGTCACGCGTCAAAGTGCAGCACAGAGAGGGACGGCAAAGAGATTTGTGACTGTAAGCACAACACTGCCGGTGTGGACTGTGAACGCTGCAAACCGTTTCACTACGACAGGCCCTGGGCTCGAGCCACACAGCGACAGGCAAACCAGTGCGTCGGTAAGTCACCAGCATTCCTTTTAGCcttctttttttcacataacGAAAATATAAATCACTGTAATTgtaatgaaaatacaaaaacacaggtttatttacagtattaatTATCCGTGCGTTTAATGGAAAACATCCAGTCTTATTAGTTTCCCTAGAATATCATATTAGATAGATTCTCCTTTAGTGAGCGGCTTCTCAGTATACTTAGACCTACCCCATTCTGCTGTACTCGGAGCTTTATAAGCTGCACGTGGAGTAAATTGGCCGCGATCGTTGCGCCTGTCATAACACTGCTCTACCATATTTACAAGTTCATGTCACACACAAGCCGACTTGTTACTGTCTGCGCTCTACACCGTTTGATGTTGAAGTATTTACGGCTAAACAGCTGTGCGCGATTTACAATTCTACAGGGGAGATCCGAACACAGCAATTCGCTACCCAGTCTACGTTAAAATAATACCCTTTTTTCTGACCTGCTTTTTTAGTATACAATTACTGACTTTTTTGCcccttttattattatttttatttattttctggctGCTCTGATCTTGTCCTACATTATCATACATCTACCGCGGTGTATTCTTTGGCTGTAGACAGTAGAGATGCTATCTTGAATTTAATCTTAGGCTGTTGCACTATAATCAAGATAGACAAGACACTGCCTGGCTGTTACACTATATGTGAGATAGACAAGACACTTTCTGGCTGTTACACTATATGTGAGATAGACAAGACACTTTCTGGCTGTTACACTATATGTGAGATAGACAAGACACTTTCTGGCTGTTACACTATGTGAGATAGACAAGACACTTTCTGGCTGTTACACTATATGTGAGATAGACAAGACACTTTCTGGCTGTTACACTATATGTGAGATAGACAAGACACTTTCTGGCTGTTACACCATACCCGGGCTTTGCCACGCGTGTTCAGACGACAAGTCACGAAATGCAGATCTTTGTCCTTGCTACTTTTCACAATTCACCCACTCGATCTTATAAACATATAAAGGTAACTGACACAACCGGGACAACTGTATAATGTCATTTCTTCAGCATACACAATTATGCACCGTCAGTGTACTCAAACATCGAACGTATAACCCGGGTAGTTGTCCATCACACTGTATATTTGTCCATCACAGAGTATATTTGTCCATCACAGtgtatattttacaaattttattttctactACATATTTGTATTATGACAATTTAATATAGGCTTAATCGATAAAGAAAACTGAATGCAGTAAATGTCAGTTATGAGaagtatatttattatattaatatttttatttcattttgtggaTTGTCAGATTTTGTTAAGCTGAAGTAGTTCCCTACGTATGCCTTCCATGGGTAAATTGTTAACTTACAAATATTAGTTAGTTGAAGATACAGCATCAAAGGAGATTTGTGTGTTATGTGTTAACTGAGTAATACTGGCGTTTGTATATTTCATCtacgtataccaaccgtcaacaaAAGGTCGtcgctccaggtcaataatcgcaagaccaattccgaaaacaacgttcaacacaaatcgCCAAAGAACTGAGAAGGTATAAGAGGTACGAAGTTAGTGAGGAGTCATTCCAAGAGAATCTTCGAGAAGCAATAAAAAATGTGTCTCAGCTTTGATTGCACTTGTCATATATCCCAAtatatctaattcaacacgatgaatatacatccctAGACCCGGTAGTggaatcatgaagcagagtgccagaaaTTCTGGACgctgtgtccatatttactcacaagagaattatattcattgtaaaacttaataaaaagagtgaaggcgtttgatggattAACTCTGACACAGCtacttcatgtatatatatatatataagatatatatatatatatatatatatatatatatatatatatatatatatatatatatatatatatatataagagagagagagagagagagagagagagagagagagagagagagagagagagagagacgcAAACGAGACGCAATGTATATCCATCAGATACATGGACAAGGCGATTATTTGGAACTTAAATCACCGAGTACATTGGACATCTCAGTGTACTTGACCTGCATTTAATTTCACTTGTAATGATTTTCTTCGACTTCGTGAAATCTGAAGGAAGACTAGCTTTATTGTAATAGTCACACGGTTCAGTGTACCGAAGTTCTCGATCTGTTCGTTTTCGCTATTTTCGATAACCGGGGCTGTTTCTTTCCCCTCGGCAATGCACGTAGCCGGTATAGTGGAATCTTCCAGTTTGATGTGGGATTCTTCATCCCTGTATAT
Encoded proteins:
- the LOC135481001 gene encoding netrin-1-like; protein product: MANVGQGRNCTSGGPSCQKTVMWLVLCLWLLSLCNVSDGQYLGMFEAQRAPPDPCYDESADPRTCVPDFVNAAFGKAVTASSTCGSPPNGYCKSTTDKDGKVIRNCYICDANHPKRRHPSSYLTDLNNPNNLTCWMSEPFVQYPQNVTLTLSLGKKYELTYISLQFCSARPDSMAIFKSVDYGKSWVPFQYYSSECKKMYSKNPRAVVTKVNEQEALCTDAYSNIDPLSGARVAFSTLEGRPSAYDFENSPVLQDWVTATDIMIVFNKLNTYGDEEVDDEGARESYYYSLSDFAVGGRCKCNGHASKCSTERDGKEICDCKHNTAGVDCERCKPFHYDRPWARATQRQANQCVACNCNLHARQCRFNMELYSLSGFKSGGVCLKCRHNTAGKNCHYCKEGFYRDSSKPINHRKACKGCDCHPVGALGKTCNQTTGQCPCKDGVTGLTCNRCAKGYQQSKSAIAPCIKLPQVSTPKPSRRPSGDCDKCKSKSRKIKFKKYCKRDFAIQAQVLSRENVDDWVKFTINVLSMYKRGQQRVRRGETYLWVPQKDLACKCPKIRLSRRYLIVGKYYRNDHRTGFIVDRKSIVIRWRDQWQRRLRKFGKRERRGRCR